DNA from Microvirga ossetica:
GGCCGACGTGGCACGCCGCATCGCCCACGAGATCAAGAATCCGCTGACCCCGATCAGCTCTCCGCCGAGCGCATCCGGCGCAAATACGGCAAGGTCATCACCACGATCGCGAGGTTTTCGATCAATGCACGGACCCATCGTGCGGCAGGTCGACGACATCAAACGCATGGTGGACGAGTTCTCGTCCTTCGCACGCATGCCGAAGCCGGCAATCAGCGACGAGGATCTCGCCGAGACGATCCGCCAGGTGGTCTTCATGATGAAGATCGCCCAC
Protein-coding regions in this window:
- a CDS encoding sensor histidine kinase; protein product: MITLDDITDLVLAQRTSAWADVARRIAHEIKNPLTPISSPPSASGANTARSSPRSRGFRSMHGPIVRQVDDIKRMVDEFSSFARMPKPAISDEDLAETIRQVVFMMKIAHPEIEFVDRVPAGRLVAPFDRRLVSQAVTNIVKNATEAIAAVREAEGAGADLGAARRYPSGVSDHCRHG